The Pseudarthrobacter sulfonivorans genome includes a window with the following:
- a CDS encoding IclR family transcriptional regulator: MAADSSTRTVERALALLSAVCTDGAISLSDAARLVDLSASTALRLLRTLEASGFVSRDPGGNFRPGASVIQLGALALGHESLVSLCTPAMKGLVAKTGESCYLSIPGTGDTGIYIAIVEGTHSIRHASWVGRSIPLEGSAAGKVLTGGESERGFAVMRSGVEDDVTAVAAPVIMGGRTVAALSIVAPSYRLNELKATKIGEDLAKVAKTILTTPSENHEKPLESMETK, translated from the coding sequence GTGGCTGCAGATTCTTCAACCCGGACGGTGGAACGGGCCCTGGCGCTGCTGAGTGCCGTCTGTACAGACGGTGCCATCAGCCTCAGCGACGCGGCCCGGCTGGTTGATTTGTCCGCCAGCACGGCCCTGCGTCTGCTCCGGACGCTGGAGGCCAGCGGGTTCGTATCACGGGATCCGGGCGGGAACTTCAGGCCCGGCGCCAGCGTCATCCAGCTGGGGGCACTGGCCCTGGGCCACGAATCCCTGGTATCCCTCTGCACCCCGGCCATGAAGGGACTCGTCGCAAAAACCGGGGAGTCCTGCTACCTCAGCATTCCCGGCACCGGCGACACCGGAATCTACATAGCAATCGTTGAAGGAACCCACTCGATCCGGCATGCCAGCTGGGTCGGCAGAAGTATCCCGCTGGAGGGATCGGCCGCAGGCAAAGTCCTCACCGGCGGCGAGTCCGAACGCGGCTTCGCAGTCATGCGCAGCGGCGTTGAAGATGACGTGACGGCTGTTGCCGCCCCCGTCATCATGGGCGGCCGGACCGTGGCCGCCCTGAGCATCGTGGCACCCAGCTACAGGCTGAACGAGCTGAAGGCAACGAAGATCGGCGAGGACCTGGCGAAGGTGGCCAAAACAATTCTCACCACGCCCTCCGAAAACCATGAAAAGCCCCTGGAAAGCATGGAAACAAAATGA
- a CDS encoding formimidoylglutamate deiminase, whose product MKRYWCEQGMVDGGAGPTVAERVEIEAEDGRITRISPSVDASPGAHLLPGVVFPAAANAHSHAFHRILRGRTHHNRGDFWVWREHMYRSAAELTPEAYEQLATAVFVEMVVAGFSSVAEFHYVHHQPRGKPYAEPHAMELALARAAAAAGIRLTLLDTLYLAGGIGMPLSQEQARFGDRDVHAWLDRLASLRTHIAGTFPPGMVSVGAALHSVRGVPEADLAVVAEQLPHDLPLHIHLSEQPAENAACLAAHGLTPTGLLARHGLLSRRLSAVHCTHLTAEDIALLGNAGATAVICPTTEADLADGIGPARALSDAGASIALGTDQHAVIDPWIEMRALEYGERLGSGERGRFSPEELLHAATEGAVRSMATPVAPEALRVGAVCDLVAVAAGSARTAGSKPQQLPLSATAADVTSVVINGELVASDGVHHRLGAAGNLLTAALKNFS is encoded by the coding sequence GTGAAGCGGTACTGGTGCGAGCAGGGAATGGTCGACGGCGGTGCCGGTCCCACAGTTGCCGAACGGGTGGAGATCGAGGCCGAGGACGGCCGGATCACCCGCATCTCCCCGTCTGTAGACGCCTCGCCCGGCGCGCATCTCCTGCCCGGCGTTGTTTTCCCCGCCGCGGCCAACGCCCACTCGCACGCGTTCCACCGGATCCTGCGCGGCCGCACGCACCACAACCGCGGCGACTTCTGGGTCTGGCGGGAGCACATGTACCGCAGTGCAGCCGAGCTCACGCCCGAAGCCTACGAGCAGCTTGCTACCGCGGTTTTTGTCGAAATGGTGGTGGCCGGCTTCAGTAGCGTGGCCGAGTTCCATTACGTTCACCACCAGCCCCGCGGGAAACCGTACGCGGAACCGCATGCCATGGAGCTTGCCCTGGCGAGGGCTGCTGCTGCCGCCGGCATCCGGCTGACGCTCCTGGACACGCTGTACCTGGCCGGCGGCATTGGCATGCCGCTGAGCCAGGAACAGGCACGGTTCGGGGACCGGGACGTGCATGCTTGGCTTGACCGGCTGGCTTCCCTTCGGACCCACATCGCGGGGACCTTCCCACCGGGCATGGTCAGTGTGGGGGCGGCGCTGCACTCCGTCCGCGGGGTACCGGAGGCGGACCTGGCCGTGGTGGCCGAACAGCTGCCGCACGACCTGCCGCTTCATATCCACCTGAGCGAGCAGCCCGCCGAGAACGCGGCGTGCCTGGCAGCGCACGGGCTGACGCCCACAGGACTCCTGGCCCGGCACGGCCTCCTCAGCCGGCGCCTGTCTGCAGTCCACTGCACGCACCTGACGGCTGAAGACATCGCCTTGCTCGGAAACGCCGGGGCAACAGCGGTCATCTGTCCCACCACCGAGGCGGACCTGGCCGACGGCATCGGGCCCGCCCGGGCGCTGTCCGACGCCGGCGCCTCCATCGCGCTGGGGACTGACCAGCATGCCGTGATCGACCCCTGGATCGAGATGCGGGCCCTGGAGTACGGGGAGCGCCTTGGCTCTGGGGAACGCGGCCGGTTCTCGCCGGAGGAGCTGCTCCACGCCGCCACGGAGGGGGCAGTCCGCTCCATGGCCACGCCGGTGGCGCCGGAGGCCTTGCGCGTTGGTGCTGTCTGCGATCTGGTGGCTGTGGCCGCAGGCTCGGCACGGACCGCGGGATCGAAACCGCAGCAGCTCCCGTTGAGCGCCACCGCCGCCGACGTCACGTCGGTGGTCATCAACGGGGAGTTGGTGGCGTCCGACGGCGTGCATCACCGCCTGGGAGCGGCGGGGAACCTGCTGACGGCGGCCCTGAAGAACTTCTCCTGA
- a CDS encoding allantoate amidohydrolase, with protein METVNQLLDSIKDVGRDAVRGGYSRAVYSTAELDLRSWFIEQATQRGLDVETDRNGIIWAWWGKPQDGALVTGSHLDSVPGGGAFDGPLGVASALAAVDLLKARGVQPRRSLAITAFPEEEGSRFGVACLGSRLLTGAIDVDKARNLRDGDGNTFADVARANGLDPRHIGPDPQALARIGDFVELHVEQGKGLGAGGPAIAVGSSILGHGRWKLSISGQGNHAGTTLMADRADPMVAAAQIIVAIRQAAARQPDARATVGRLIPVPGGTNVIASRVDMWLDARHPEDAVTARLIEAIHGRAQRVSAEEGCTVTLTEESYSGTVHFDPDLTRSISGMLPDAPLLATGAGHDAGVLAGFVPSAMLFVRNPSGISHSPEEHVTDEDAGAGAAALADVLAGLL; from the coding sequence GTGGAAACCGTCAACCAACTCCTCGATTCCATCAAGGACGTGGGCCGCGATGCGGTCCGCGGAGGCTATTCCCGGGCCGTCTACTCGACGGCGGAACTCGACCTGAGGTCCTGGTTCATCGAGCAGGCAACGCAGCGTGGCCTGGACGTCGAGACCGACCGGAACGGCATCATCTGGGCGTGGTGGGGCAAGCCCCAGGATGGTGCCCTGGTGACCGGCAGCCACCTCGACTCCGTCCCCGGCGGCGGGGCCTTCGACGGTCCCCTGGGGGTCGCGTCCGCGCTGGCCGCCGTCGATCTCCTCAAGGCCCGGGGCGTCCAGCCGCGCCGCTCCCTGGCCATTACCGCCTTCCCGGAAGAGGAGGGTTCCCGCTTTGGAGTTGCCTGCCTCGGATCCCGACTCCTGACCGGAGCCATCGACGTCGACAAAGCGCGGAACCTGCGCGACGGCGACGGTAACACCTTCGCCGACGTCGCCCGCGCCAATGGCCTGGACCCGCGCCACATCGGGCCGGATCCGCAGGCGCTGGCACGGATCGGTGACTTCGTTGAACTGCATGTGGAGCAGGGCAAGGGCCTCGGCGCGGGCGGCCCGGCCATCGCCGTCGGCAGTTCCATCCTGGGCCACGGGCGCTGGAAGCTGAGCATCAGCGGCCAGGGCAACCACGCCGGGACCACCTTGATGGCGGACCGGGCGGATCCGATGGTGGCGGCCGCCCAGATCATCGTGGCCATCCGGCAGGCCGCCGCCCGCCAGCCCGATGCGCGCGCCACGGTGGGGCGCCTTATCCCGGTGCCGGGCGGCACCAACGTCATCGCCTCCCGGGTGGATATGTGGCTGGATGCGCGCCACCCGGAGGACGCCGTCACGGCCCGGCTGATCGAAGCCATCCATGGGAGGGCCCAGCGGGTGTCAGCGGAGGAAGGCTGCACCGTGACCCTGACCGAGGAATCCTACAGCGGGACAGTGCATTTTGATCCGGACCTGACCCGAAGCATCAGCGGGATGCTGCCGGACGCGCCGCTGCTGGCCACCGGGGCGGGTCATGACGCCGGTGTGCTGGCCGGGTTTGTGCCGTCCGCCATGCTGTTCGTCCGGAACCCCAGCGGAATTTCGCACTCGCCGGAGGAGCACGTCACGGACGAGGACGCCGGCGCGGGCGCTGCGGCCCTCGCGGACGTCCTGGCAGGCCTGCTGTGA